The SAR324 cluster bacterium genome includes a window with the following:
- a CDS encoding SDR family oxidoreductase yields MKMKPKILVTGATGYIGGRLVPRLLEAGYQVRAMSRSLKKLQARPWHHYPNLELAAGDVLHSEDLQKAVEGCDVVYYLVHSMVAGQSNFEEADRTSAQNLVSACAQHGVQRIIYLGGLGLNDASLSKHLRSRHEVADILRQGTVPVTILNAAMIIGSGSASFEILRYLVDRLPVMITPKWVNTPVQPIAVSNVLQYLISCLKVETTAGQTFDIGGTDVVTYLELMHIYARATGIPERKVIPVPVLTPRLSSYWIHLVTPLPAYIARPLAEGLKNPVVCKDDSIQKLIPQKLLSCAEAITKALERTYEQHVETHWTDSGLLPVEWPVPGDPDWAGGTVFEDYRQITIDAPVQQVWLPVVRIGGQTGWYYGNWLWKLRGMIDKLVGGVGLRRGRRDSEKLMLGDVVDFWRVSVVKPREHLALIAEMKLPGKAVLEFRLQAQEDGKTVLHQRARFFPKGTFGLLYWYATAPFHIFIFPGMLRGIANSIVLNKAD; encoded by the coding sequence ATGAAGATGAAACCTAAAATACTAGTTACAGGCGCGACAGGATACATTGGAGGACGACTGGTTCCACGTCTGCTGGAGGCCGGATATCAAGTCCGGGCGATGAGCCGTTCCCTGAAAAAACTGCAGGCTCGTCCCTGGCACCATTATCCCAATCTCGAACTGGCGGCGGGTGATGTGCTTCACTCGGAGGATCTTCAAAAGGCTGTCGAAGGGTGTGATGTGGTGTATTATCTCGTGCATTCCATGGTGGCGGGACAAAGCAATTTTGAAGAAGCAGACCGTACATCGGCCCAAAATTTGGTCAGTGCCTGTGCACAGCATGGAGTGCAGAGAATTATTTATTTAGGGGGGTTGGGGCTGAATGATGCGTCTCTGAGCAAACACCTGCGGTCTAGGCATGAAGTAGCAGACATTTTGCGGCAGGGAACAGTGCCTGTCACCATTTTGAATGCCGCTATGATCATTGGTTCCGGCAGTGCCTCCTTCGAAATATTGCGCTATTTGGTGGATCGTCTGCCCGTGATGATTACTCCAAAGTGGGTCAACACTCCAGTCCAGCCGATTGCGGTGTCGAATGTTCTGCAATATCTGATTTCTTGCCTGAAAGTTGAAACGACAGCAGGACAAACGTTTGATATTGGAGGGACCGATGTAGTTACTTATCTGGAGTTGATGCATATCTATGCACGGGCAACCGGGATTCCTGAAAGAAAAGTAATCCCTGTACCAGTACTGACACCCCGTCTCAGTTCCTATTGGATCCATTTGGTAACGCCATTACCCGCCTACATTGCCCGTCCTTTGGCAGAAGGATTGAAGAATCCGGTTGTCTGTAAAGATGATTCCATCCAAAAACTCATTCCACAGAAATTGTTGAGCTGTGCTGAGGCTATTACGAAAGCACTGGAACGAACTTACGAACAACACGTAGAGACACATTGGACGGATTCGGGATTGCTTCCAGTGGAATGGCCTGTTCCAGGTGATCCGGACTGGGCCGGAGGCACTGTTTTCGAAGATTATCGTCAGATCACGATTGATGCTCCCGTACAGCAGGTGTGGCTTCCTGTCGTGAGAATTGGGGGGCAGACAGGTTGGTATTATGGGAATTGGCTATGGAAACTCCGCGGCATGATCGATAAACTTGTTGGGGGCGTTGGCTTGCGAAGAGGCCGTCGGGATTCTGAAAAACTAATGTTGGGGGATGTTGTCGATTTTTGGCGGGTGAGTGTGGTGAAGCCCCGGGAACACCTGGCATTGATTGCTGAAATGAAGCTACCGGGAAAGGCCGTTCTGGAATTCCGTCTTCAAGCACAGGAGGATGGAAAAACGGTACTTCACCAACGGGCACGTTTTTTTCCAAAGGGAACGTTCGGACTGTTGTACTGGTATGCAACAGCCCCCTTTCACATATTCATTTTTCCCGGTATGCTTAGAGGTATTGCGAATTCGATTGTTCTGAATAAGGCTGATTGA
- a CDS encoding alpha-E domain-containing protein: MLSRTANQIYWLSRYLERAENVARFIDVNLQLMIDLPQVTYRHWEAVVMTSGDIQLFSELFTDVTQKNVIKFLTFETENPNSILSTVRFARENARSVREIISSEMWEQINSLYLLLQDAKNDSKVLESPHDFFDAVKRECHLFEGITQNTLSRSEAWYFLRLGHFIERADKTARILDMHHYMPGQQEGNPTYELLRWHAVLKSISALEMYRQNYREVNQMDVYNFLLLDKNFPRSIYWCLIRAEESLRMISGSREGRYANKAERFLGKLKSEVDYCDLQELIEEGITRFLDNIQFKINEIDDMIYETFFKSSV; encoded by the coding sequence ATGCTGAGTCGGACAGCCAACCAGATTTACTGGCTGAGTCGCTATCTGGAACGTGCCGAAAATGTCGCACGTTTCATTGATGTGAATTTACAGTTGATGATTGATCTGCCCCAGGTCACATACCGGCATTGGGAAGCTGTGGTGATGACCTCCGGAGATATTCAGCTTTTCAGTGAGCTCTTCACAGACGTTACCCAGAAAAACGTCATTAAGTTTCTGACCTTTGAAACCGAAAATCCCAATTCCATTTTGTCCACGGTCCGGTTTGCCAGGGAAAATGCCCGCAGTGTGAGAGAGATCATTTCTTCGGAAATGTGGGAACAGATCAACAGTCTGTATCTGTTACTCCAGGATGCGAAAAACGACAGCAAGGTTCTGGAATCTCCGCATGATTTTTTTGATGCGGTAAAACGTGAATGTCATTTGTTTGAAGGGATCACTCAAAACACCTTGTCCCGGAGTGAAGCCTGGTATTTTCTGCGTCTGGGGCATTTTATCGAACGGGCCGATAAAACCGCCAGAATTCTGGACATGCACCATTACATGCCCGGACAACAGGAAGGCAACCCGACCTATGAACTGCTCCGCTGGCATGCTGTGCTTAAATCCATCAGCGCACTGGAAATGTACCGTCAGAATTATCGGGAAGTGAATCAGATGGATGTTTATAATTTTCTGTTGCTGGATAAAAATTTTCCCCGTTCGATTTACTGGTGCCTGATCCGGGCTGAAGAATCATTGCGAATGATTTCCGGCTCCCGGGAAGGGCGTTACGCCAACAAGGCTGAACGCTTTCTGGGCAAGTTGAAATCGGAGGTGGATTACTGCGATCTGCAGGAATTGATTGAAGAGGGCATCACCCGGTTTCTGGATAACATTCAATTCAAAATCAATGAGATCGACGATATGATTTATGAAACTTTTTTCAAAAGTTCTGTTTGA
- a CDS encoding HPF/RaiA family ribosome-associated protein: MSIHLTFTHIKQSEAVEEHITDIMAELLKITDNKFPFHINLTKENEEHSVTINCNYKNKPLVSKANHENLYKAIAKSVDTMKTQVIKKTDKLKHV; the protein is encoded by the coding sequence ATGTCAATACATCTTACCTTTACACACATTAAACAATCTGAAGCTGTTGAAGAGCATATAACTGATATTATGGCGGAGTTACTGAAAATTACCGACAATAAATTTCCCTTTCATATCAATCTTACCAAAGAAAATGAAGAACACAGTGTCACTATCAACTGTAATTATAAAAACAAGCCACTGGTCAGTAAAGCCAATCATGAGAATCTGTATAAAGCAATTGCCAAAAGTGTGGATACCATGAAAACCCAGGTGATCAAAAAAACCGACAAACTTAAGCATGTCTAA
- a CDS encoding PQQ-dependent sugar dehydrogenase, translated as MTRIFISIIGFMTCVMFLGANIHGEEVQEWTTITNFMVKQDSSGWKNPVDLVFVPSSENVEAPEYFVLEYDGNIYAVNRQKQRTLYSDLLARPLAMPDASTPLQLSGLCVAPEQGWLYAVAIGFNGGRWVNRIVRFEHGVTGFAMKPVKWTEFDGTFQQESTVLSRSITHCEIGPDQKLYVGIGDGGNSANAQNMASWHGKILRMNLDFTAPQDNPLYEESNPQSPASYVFAYGFMNPVDFAIDPQGTVYVVDLGAHSRLIEIIPGQNYYWDGDAETLKINGIWVDPGYLGVSSLTYTNKDPAILPLANRLLIAYSGILGIDESNQRGARTIKSFLLKQGRGLQTAPERLLWYQGEMPQLLTSIAQGRDGIYFTVFFPDRHGENQVLKIVPGKSDLSRSFQISGMSLFQDKGCEGCHKINGVGGSMGPALDGLVDRIRQRIESPEYLTQLNQIDKITTEPHTLYQEARDKLRQLHGEEGVRFWIQHRLKEPRFDVEQSQMPQLNLSDADIETLSNYLMALQNTQTSMFSPSEDLHRRFKVWWDTSVTARPAIAFVIGVGLTFGVRSLFRRILRLFRKKAV; from the coding sequence ATGACACGTATTTTTATTTCTATTATCGGGTTCATGACCTGTGTGATGTTCCTCGGCGCCAACATCCATGGGGAAGAAGTTCAGGAGTGGACGACCATCACGAATTTCATGGTCAAACAGGATTCCAGCGGTTGGAAAAATCCTGTTGATCTGGTGTTTGTGCCCTCGTCTGAAAACGTGGAAGCCCCTGAATATTTTGTGCTGGAATATGATGGAAATATCTATGCGGTCAACCGGCAGAAACAACGTACCCTCTATTCCGATTTGCTGGCAAGACCACTGGCTATGCCTGACGCGTCCACACCGCTTCAATTATCAGGATTGTGCGTGGCTCCGGAACAGGGCTGGCTCTATGCTGTCGCTATCGGCTTCAACGGTGGACGCTGGGTGAACCGGATCGTCAGGTTTGAGCATGGCGTGACAGGTTTTGCAATGAAACCGGTGAAATGGACTGAATTTGACGGAACTTTTCAACAGGAATCTACAGTCCTTTCAAGATCGATCACTCATTGTGAAATCGGACCCGACCAGAAATTGTATGTTGGAATCGGTGATGGTGGAAATTCTGCAAACGCGCAAAACATGGCGTCCTGGCATGGGAAAATTTTGCGGATGAACCTCGATTTTACCGCGCCACAGGATAATCCGCTGTATGAGGAAAGCAATCCTCAGAGTCCTGCCAGTTATGTGTTTGCCTATGGTTTTATGAATCCGGTTGATTTTGCGATAGATCCTCAGGGAACGGTGTATGTGGTAGACCTTGGAGCTCATAGCCGTCTTATCGAAATCATACCCGGTCAAAACTATTATTGGGATGGCGATGCGGAAACCCTTAAAATCAATGGCATTTGGGTCGATCCCGGCTATCTTGGAGTGTCATCACTGACCTACACCAACAAAGATCCCGCGATTCTTCCCCTGGCAAACAGGCTGTTGATTGCCTATTCGGGAATTCTTGGAATTGATGAATCCAATCAGCGTGGAGCCAGAACCATTAAAAGTTTTCTGTTGAAACAGGGACGAGGTTTACAAACCGCACCAGAAAGACTGCTGTGGTATCAAGGGGAAATGCCACAGTTGCTCACGTCCATCGCACAAGGCCGCGACGGTATTTATTTCACGGTATTTTTTCCAGACAGGCATGGTGAAAACCAGGTGCTGAAAATTGTTCCGGGAAAAAGTGATCTTTCCCGAAGTTTTCAGATCTCAGGCATGAGTCTGTTTCAGGATAAAGGCTGTGAGGGATGCCACAAGATCAATGGGGTGGGCGGCAGCATGGGACCTGCCCTCGATGGCCTTGTTGACCGCATTCGACAACGGATAGAGTCACCGGAGTATCTGACACAACTCAATCAAATTGATAAAATCACGACAGAGCCTCATACGCTGTATCAGGAAGCTCGTGATAAATTGCGTCAACTCCATGGGGAAGAAGGAGTGCGGTTCTGGATTCAGCATCGTTTGAAAGAGCCAAGATTTGATGTGGAACAATCACAGATGCCGCAATTGAATTTATCGGATGCGGATATTGAAACCCTGAGCAATTACCTGATGGCACTTCAGAATACACAAACCTCGATGTTCAGTCCTTCTGAAGACCTGCATCGCCGATTCAAAGTCTGGTGGGATACCAGTGTAACGGCTCGTCCAGCCATTGCCTTTGTGATTGGGGTAGGCCTCACTTTTGGGGTTCGTTCTCTGTTTAGACGAATACTGAGGTTATTCCGGAAAAAAGCCGTCTGA
- a CDS encoding SDR family NAD(P)-dependent oxidoreductase, whose product MAGLRKTMDDVLNKTVIFGYDRVGYSVRKKLWNDADTQVSMKGKTVLVTGANSGLGKATSLHLAKLGARLYLICRNAESGKKAQHEIMNASDHSNIFLEIVDMSEPSQIREFAEQFRFKEPHLDILINNAGVLLNQREENSEGLEKTFATNTLGYFLMTNLLLPQLLQAKEARIINVSSGGMYATPLQLDDPQYQNRPYNGVMAYAESKRAEVILTELWAERLKDRNVIVSAMHPGWADTKGVQNSLPTFRKITKWVLRTSEQGADTIIWLAVAPHLTAQESGKFWFDRKARSIHRSDKTHHTPADTKRLWELCAQLGKWKES is encoded by the coding sequence ATGGCAGGTTTACGTAAAACGATGGATGATGTGCTGAATAAGACAGTAATCTTCGGGTATGACCGAGTGGGGTACTCTGTTCGAAAAAAACTTTGGAACGATGCCGACACCCAGGTATCCATGAAAGGAAAAACGGTGCTGGTCACTGGTGCTAATTCGGGTTTGGGCAAAGCCACAAGTTTGCATCTTGCCAAACTGGGAGCCAGGCTTTACCTCATTTGTCGCAATGCGGAGTCAGGAAAAAAGGCCCAACATGAAATCATGAACGCCAGTGACCATTCCAACATATTTTTGGAAATCGTAGATATGAGCGAACCCTCGCAGATTCGGGAATTTGCAGAACAATTTCGTTTCAAAGAACCGCACCTCGATATATTGATCAATAACGCAGGGGTTTTGTTGAATCAACGCGAAGAAAATTCGGAAGGGCTGGAGAAAACCTTTGCTACCAATACACTGGGATATTTTTTAATGACAAATTTGCTGTTGCCTCAGCTCTTGCAGGCCAAAGAAGCCAGGATCATTAATGTATCTTCAGGTGGAATGTATGCGACTCCTCTACAGTTGGACGATCCACAATACCAGAATCGCCCTTATAATGGGGTCATGGCCTATGCAGAAAGTAAAAGAGCTGAAGTGATTTTAACCGAACTGTGGGCAGAGCGACTGAAGGATAGGAATGTGATTGTCAGTGCGATGCATCCTGGGTGGGCCGATACGAAAGGTGTGCAAAATTCCTTGCCCACCTTCAGGAAAATAACCAAATGGGTTTTACGGACTTCAGAACAGGGTGCGGATACCATCATCTGGCTGGCAGTTGCGCCGCATCTGACGGCTCAGGAAAGTGGGAAATTCTGGTTTGACCGCAAAGCCCGTTCCATTCATCGTTCGGACAAAACCCACCATACTCCCGCAGACACGAAGCGTTTGTGGGAACTTTGTGCTCAGCTTGGAAAATGGAAAGAATCATAA
- the thiI gene encoding tRNA 4-thiouridine(8) synthase ThiI: MNCAIIRYAEIGVKGKNRRTFEELLKRNIRTHLKTYGIHKVELRRGRLVVWFDYDEETFLDQLCKIPGISSVSPVHFSTHEMTDIQQQCETSVQAMIDANPGKTITFRVSARRANKNFHLYSTAIERDIGGCLVQKFPQLKVDLNHFEMEVGIEIWAENSVIFVSKKQGISGMPVDPRQVVIGLISGGIDSPVSSWMLMKRGCRVVFLHFHSFPYIGEQSKEKVIDLVRHLAATQPHTRLYVVPFAEIQKTIKNDCPDSLRTLLYRRFMNRIANDLALREKGLAIITGDSLSQVASQTLDNLVCTTENAAYPVLRPLIGMDKHEIIAVARKIGTYPLSILDFPDCCTVFQPQKPATRASLRSIHRAEAMIADPDKLVKEALDGAEMYDFYPDSIKPVS; encoded by the coding sequence ATGAATTGTGCCATCATCCGTTACGCTGAAATAGGCGTCAAGGGAAAGAATCGTCGTACGTTTGAAGAATTGCTCAAGCGCAACATCCGTACTCATCTCAAGACTTATGGGATCCACAAGGTCGAATTGAGAAGAGGACGTCTGGTCGTCTGGTTTGATTATGATGAAGAAACATTTTTGGATCAGTTATGCAAAATTCCGGGAATTTCCAGTGTGAGTCCGGTTCATTTCTCAACCCATGAAATGACAGACATCCAGCAGCAATGCGAAACCTCTGTGCAGGCCATGATTGACGCCAACCCGGGAAAAACAATCACATTTCGAGTTTCTGCCAGACGTGCCAATAAAAATTTCCATTTATATTCCACCGCTATTGAACGTGATATCGGGGGTTGTCTGGTACAGAAATTTCCGCAACTCAAGGTGGATCTCAACCACTTTGAAATGGAAGTCGGCATTGAAATCTGGGCCGAAAACAGTGTGATTTTTGTGAGTAAAAAACAAGGGATCAGTGGAATGCCCGTGGATCCGAGGCAAGTTGTGATTGGCTTGATCAGTGGCGGTATTGACAGTCCTGTCTCAAGCTGGATGTTGATGAAACGTGGTTGCCGGGTGGTGTTTCTACATTTTCACAGTTTTCCCTACATAGGCGAACAAAGTAAGGAAAAAGTAATTGATCTTGTTCGGCATCTTGCCGCGACCCAACCGCATACACGACTGTATGTGGTACCCTTTGCTGAAATTCAGAAAACCATAAAAAATGACTGCCCTGACTCACTCAGAACCCTGCTTTACCGACGGTTTATGAACAGAATTGCCAATGATCTGGCACTCCGGGAAAAAGGCTTGGCCATCATCACTGGTGATTCGCTCTCTCAGGTCGCCAGCCAGACGCTGGACAATCTGGTTTGTACGACTGAAAATGCGGCTTATCCCGTTTTGCGCCCTCTGATCGGCATGGATAAACATGAAATTATTGCTGTAGCCCGTAAAATAGGAACGTATCCTCTCAGTATTCTGGATTTTCCTGATTGCTGCACCGTATTTCAACCGCAAAAACCAGCGACACGCGCTTCGCTCCGTTCAATCCACAGGGCTGAAGCCATGATTGCCGATCCTGATAAACTGGTCAAGGAAGCTTTGGACGGGGCTGAAATGTATGATTTTTACCCTGACAGCATCAAGCCTGTCAGTTGA
- a CDS encoding circularly permuted type 2 ATP-grasp protein, with product MFLNYQTNSMYDEMFTEPPHARDGADLLVQKISSLSDGELLIRQSAAEKSMLRMGITFNVYGDQSGKERIFPFDIIPRIFSAKEWKLIEKALKQRISALNLFIHDIYHEQKILKDKVIPEYVIYSASTFRKQCVGLNPPRGVWAHISGIDMVREKNGQMYVLEDNLRCPSGVSYVLKNRQVMKQVFPQVFEASHVAPVDLYPNLLYKTLRSIAPEGVDDPTIVVLSPGMYNSAYFEHSFLAQQMGVPLVEGSDLVVKNGFVQMSTTRGLQRVDVIYRRIDDDFIDPLVFNKDSMLGVPGLMDVYMKGRLGMANAPGTGIADDKVVYAYVPQMIKYYLGEEILIPNVPTYLCWEEKDMTYVLEHIDQLVVKAANEAGGYGMLVGPHSTKEQQDEFRLKVKANPRNYIAQPTLTLSRVPTIIGDHLEGRHVDFRPFVLYGEKIEVLSGGLTRVALKKGSLVVNSSQGGGSKDTWVIQREEGEIYAD from the coding sequence ATGTTTCTAAATTATCAGACAAATTCCATGTATGATGAAATGTTTACTGAACCACCCCATGCCAGAGATGGAGCCGATCTTCTGGTTCAAAAAATCAGCTCACTTTCTGATGGCGAATTGCTCATTCGCCAGTCGGCCGCTGAAAAAAGCATGCTCAGAATGGGGATCACGTTCAATGTGTATGGCGATCAATCTGGCAAAGAACGTATTTTCCCCTTTGATATCATTCCCAGAATCTTTTCCGCTAAAGAATGGAAGTTGATTGAAAAAGCGCTCAAACAACGTATTTCCGCACTCAATCTGTTTATCCATGACATTTACCATGAACAGAAAATTCTCAAGGACAAGGTCATTCCCGAGTATGTCATCTATTCTGCCAGCACCTTCAGAAAACAATGCGTGGGCCTCAATCCGCCACGGGGTGTCTGGGCACATATATCCGGCATTGATATGGTGCGGGAAAAAAACGGGCAGATGTATGTGCTGGAAGATAACCTGCGCTGTCCTTCCGGAGTGTCCTATGTGCTGAAGAACAGACAGGTGATGAAGCAGGTTTTTCCACAAGTGTTTGAGGCGTCTCATGTCGCCCCGGTCGATCTTTATCCAAATCTGCTTTACAAAACCCTCCGCTCCATTGCTCCTGAAGGGGTGGATGATCCGACCATCGTGGTGCTCAGTCCGGGAATGTATAATTCAGCGTACTTTGAACACTCCTTCCTGGCCCAGCAGATGGGCGTTCCGTTGGTGGAAGGGAGTGATCTGGTGGTCAAGAATGGCTTTGTGCAAATGTCCACAACCCGTGGACTGCAACGGGTGGATGTGATCTATCGCAGAATTGATGATGATTTTATTGATCCGTTGGTGTTTAACAAGGATTCCATGCTCGGAGTTCCGGGACTCATGGATGTTTATATGAAAGGCCGTCTGGGGATGGCCAACGCGCCGGGAACCGGAATTGCGGACGATAAGGTCGTGTATGCCTATGTGCCTCAGATGATCAAATATTATTTGGGAGAGGAAATTCTGATTCCAAACGTGCCAACCTATCTGTGCTGGGAAGAAAAAGACATGACTTATGTGCTGGAACATATTGACCAACTGGTGGTGAAAGCCGCTAACGAAGCCGGTGGTTACGGCATGCTTGTCGGACCGCATTCCACAAAGGAACAGCAGGATGAATTCCGGTTGAAAGTCAAAGCGAATCCCCGAAACTATATCGCACAACCAACACTGACCCTGTCAAGAGTCCCGACCATTATCGGTGATCATCTGGAAGGACGACATGTCGATTTTCGTCCGTTTGTGCTGTATGGCGAAAAGATTGAGGTATTGTCAGGCGGGTTGACCCGGGTTGCGTTGAAAAAAGGCTCGCTGGTGGTCAATTCCTCTCAGGGCGGAGGCAGCAAGGATACCTGGGTGATACAACGCGAGGAAGGAGAAATCTATGCCGATTAA